A genomic region of Vitis vinifera cultivar Pinot Noir 40024 chromosome 7, ASM3070453v1 contains the following coding sequences:
- the LOC100252515 gene encoding ammonium transporter 3 member 1 — MASTVSVAYNLSASVPDWLNKGDNAWQMIAATLVGLQSVPGLVILYGSVVKKKWAVNSAFMALYAFAAVVLCWVIWAYKMSFGDKLLPFWGKGGPALGQKYLLKQSALPATTHYHKDGTVETAMVTPFYPMATMVWFQCVFAAITVILLAGSLLGRMNIRAWMMFVPLWLTFCYTVGAFSLWGGGFLFHWGVMDYSGGYVIHLSSGIAGFTTAYWVGPRSTKDRERFPPNNVLLMLAGAGLLWLGWAGFNGGDPYAANTDSSMAVLNTNICAATSLLVWTWLDVIFFKKPSVIGAVQGMITGLVCITPAAGLVQGWAAIVMGILSGSVPWFTMMILHKRWTLLHHIDDTLGVFHTHAVAGYLGGILTGIFAEPELCSLFLPVTNSRGAVYGGSGGIQVLKQLAGGAFIIGWNAVVTSIICLVVRVVLPLRMPEEELLIGDDAVHGEEAYALWGDGEKYDSAKHGLYSDDTQHQMPSSGTTQVV; from the exons ATGGCATCTACAGTGTCCGTTGCCTATAATTTGTCGGCGTCCGTGCCGGACTGGTTGAATAAGGGAGACAACGCATGGCAGATGATAGCGGCCACGCTGGTGGGCCTCCAGAGCGTGCCCGGGCTGGTGATCCTGTACGGCAGCGTGGTGAAGAAGAAATGGGCGGTCAACTCGGCCTTCATGGCGCTCTACGCCTTCGCCGCGGTGGTCCTCTGCTGGGTCATCTGGGCCTACAAGATGTCTTTCGGCGACAAGCTTCTACCATTCTGGGGGAAGGGCGGGCCTGCGCTGGGCCAGAAGTACCTGCTAAAGCAATCGGCTCTGCCGGCGACCACGCATTACCATAAGGATGGGACGGTGGAAACGGCGATGGTGACGCCCTTCTATCCGATGGCGACGATGGTTTGGTTCCAGTGCGTGTTTGCGGCCATCACGGTGATTCTGCTGGCGGGGTCGCTGCTGGGGAGGATGAATATAAGGGCGTGGATGATGTTTGTGCCGCTGTGGCTCACTTTTTGCTACACTGTTGGGGCCTTCAGCTTGTGGGGTGGTGGCTTCTTGTTTCATTGGGGTGTCATGGACTACTCTGGTGGTTATGTCATTCATCTTTCCTCTGGAATTGCTGGCTTCACTACTGCCTATTgg GTGGGGCCAAGATCAACCAAGGACAGGGAGAGATTCCCCCCAAATAATGTGCTGCTGATGCTGGCGGGGGCGGGGCTGCTGTGGTTGGGATGGGCCGGGTTCAACGGAGGAGACCCTTATGCGGCTAACACTGACTCTTCCATGGCAGTCCTCAACACCAACATCTGTGCCGCCACCAGCCTCCTGGTGTGGACTTGGCTTGATGTCATCTTCTTCAAGAAGCCTTCTGTCATTGGCGCCGTTCAGGGCATGATCACTGGCCTTGTCTGCATCACTCCTGCTGCAG GACTAGTTCAAGGATGGGCGGCCATAGTCATGGGCATTCTCTCCGGCAGCGTCCCATGGTTCACCATGATGATCCTCCACAAGCGCTGGACTCTTCTCCACCACATCGACGACACTCTCGGCGTCTTCCACACCCACGCCGTCGCCGGCTACCTCGGCGGCATCCTCACCGGCATCTTCGCCGAGCCCGAGCTCTGCAGCCTCTTCCTCCCCGTCACCAACTCCCGTGGCGCCGTATACGGCGGCTCTGGCGGTATCCAGGTCCTGAAGCAGCTCGCCGGCGGAGCCTTCATCATCGGGTGGAACGCGGTGGTGACTTCCATAATATGCCTTGTGGTGAGGGTGGTGCTGCCGCTGAGGATGCCGGAGGAGGAGCTGCTGATCGGCGACGACGCCGTGCACGGCGAGGAAGCGTACGCGCTGTGGGGAGATGGGGAAAAGTATGATTCGGCAAAACATGGGCTTTATTCCGATGATACTCAGCACCAAATGCCTTCCAGTGGGACCACTCAGGTAGTTTAG
- the LOC100257651 gene encoding probable magnesium transporter NIPA6 isoform X1 produces the protein MASPPPPLPVPSMAASLLNSSNFKGVLLAVVSSAFIGSSFIIKKKGLKKAGASGPRASVGGYGYLLEPLWWMGMITMIVGEIANFVAYVFAPATLVTPLGALSIIVSAVLAHFLLNEKLQKMGMLGCLLCIVGSVVIVLHASDESSLASVEEIWELAIQPAFLLYTASAIAVSLVLILYCAPRYGQTNILVYIGICSIIGSLTVMSIKAVGIAIELTLEGTNQFKYFQAWVFLMVSVTCIMTQLNYLNMALDTFNTAVVSPIYYALFTSFTILASVIMFKDWSGLSASSIVSELCGFITVLSGTAILHSTREPDPPFITDLYTPLSPKVSWHIQGNGEIWKPKDEDGPDFVAILRQDYFK, from the exons ATGGCATCACCTCCACCACCACTACCAGTGCCATCCATGGCTGCTTCACTTCTCAATAGCAGCAACTTCAAAGGGGTTCTTCTTGCTGTTGTCTCCAGTGCTTTCATTGGATCCAGCTTcataatcaagaagaagggtctCAAGAAGGCTGGTGCCTCTGGCCCTCGTGCTA GTGTTGGAGGATATGGGTACCTGTTGGAGCCACTTTGGTGGATGGGCATGATTACTA TGATTGTTGGAGAAATAGCCAATTTTGTAGCTTATGTTTTTGCCCCTGCTACGCTTGTAACGCCTCTTGGTGCATTGAGCATTATTGTTag TGCTGTTTTAGCGCACTTTTTGTTGAATGAGAAACTACAGAAAATGGGGATGCTGGGGTGTCTTCTATGCATAGTGGGATCTGTAGTGATTGTGCTCCATGCATCTGATGAGAGTTCCCTGGCCTCAGTAGAAGAAATTTGGGAATTAGCTATCCAACCAG CTTTTCTATTATATACAGCCTCCGCAATAGCTGTATCACTTGTACTCATCTTGTATTGTGCGCCCCGGTATGGCCAAACCAATATCTTGGTTTATATTGGCATATGCTCTATAATTGGATCATTGACA GTAATGAGTATAAAAGCTGTTGGCATTGCCATAGAACTCACTTTGGAGGGTACAAATCAGTTTAAGTACTTCCAAGCATGGGTCTTTTTAATGGTTTCAGTTACCTGTATCATGAcccaattaaattatttgaacaTG GCACTGGATACTTTCAACACAGCCGTTGTTTCTCCCATCTACTATGCCTTGTTCACATCATTTACTATTTTAGCCAGTGTGATTATGTTTAAG GATTGGTCTGGTCTAAGTGCAAGCAGCATAGTCTCAGAGCTTTGTGGCTTCATCACTGTTTTATCTGGGACTGCCATATTGCACAGTACCAGAGAGCCAGATCCACCATTTATTACAG ATTTATACACACCTCTTTCTCCAAAAGTGTCATGGCACATTCAAGGAAATGGGGAAATTTGGAAGCCGAAGGATGAAGATGGCCCCGATTTTGTCGCCATTCTCCGGCAGGACTACTTCAAATAG
- the LOC100257651 gene encoding probable magnesium transporter NIPA6 isoform X2, which translates to MASPPPPLPVPSMAASLLNSSNFKGVLLAVVSSAFIGSSFIIKKKGLKKAGASGPRASVGGYGYLLEPLWWMGMITISNRMCVLCMPMDSAVLAHFLLNEKLQKMGMLGCLLCIVGSVVIVLHASDESSLASVEEIWELAIQPAFLLYTASAIAVSLVLILYCAPRYGQTNILVYIGICSIIGSLTVMSIKAVGIAIELTLEGTNQFKYFQAWVFLMVSVTCIMTQLNYLNMALDTFNTAVVSPIYYALFTSFTILASVIMFKDWSGLSASSIVSELCGFITVLSGTAILHSTREPDPPFITDLYTPLSPKVSWHIQGNGEIWKPKDEDGPDFVAILRQDYFK; encoded by the exons ATGGCATCACCTCCACCACCACTACCAGTGCCATCCATGGCTGCTTCACTTCTCAATAGCAGCAACTTCAAAGGGGTTCTTCTTGCTGTTGTCTCCAGTGCTTTCATTGGATCCAGCTTcataatcaagaagaagggtctCAAGAAGGCTGGTGCCTCTGGCCCTCGTGCTA GTGTTGGAGGATATGGGTACCTGTTGGAGCCACTTTGGTGGATGGGCATGATTACTA TTTCTAACAGGATGTGTGTACTATGTATGCCAATGGATAGTGCTGTTTTAGCGCACTTTTTGTTGAATGAGAAACTACAGAAAATGGGGATGCTGGGGTGTCTTCTATGCATAGTGGGATCTGTAGTGATTGTGCTCCATGCATCTGATGAGAGTTCCCTGGCCTCAGTAGAAGAAATTTGGGAATTAGCTATCCAACCAG CTTTTCTATTATATACAGCCTCCGCAATAGCTGTATCACTTGTACTCATCTTGTATTGTGCGCCCCGGTATGGCCAAACCAATATCTTGGTTTATATTGGCATATGCTCTATAATTGGATCATTGACA GTAATGAGTATAAAAGCTGTTGGCATTGCCATAGAACTCACTTTGGAGGGTACAAATCAGTTTAAGTACTTCCAAGCATGGGTCTTTTTAATGGTTTCAGTTACCTGTATCATGAcccaattaaattatttgaacaTG GCACTGGATACTTTCAACACAGCCGTTGTTTCTCCCATCTACTATGCCTTGTTCACATCATTTACTATTTTAGCCAGTGTGATTATGTTTAAG GATTGGTCTGGTCTAAGTGCAAGCAGCATAGTCTCAGAGCTTTGTGGCTTCATCACTGTTTTATCTGGGACTGCCATATTGCACAGTACCAGAGAGCCAGATCCACCATTTATTACAG ATTTATACACACCTCTTTCTCCAAAAGTGTCATGGCACATTCAAGGAAATGGGGAAATTTGGAAGCCGAAGGATGAAGATGGCCCCGATTTTGTCGCCATTCTCCGGCAGGACTACTTCAAATAG